Proteins encoded together in one Anopheles darlingi chromosome 3, idAnoDarlMG_H_01, whole genome shotgun sequence window:
- the LOC125955922 gene encoding MOB kinase activator-like 2 isoform X4, translated as MGKARRKERDGDSNQGDTKLYLEEGLLERKLPDADLRLLVDLPAGLDYNEWLASHTLALFEHVNLVYGTISEFCTTSGCPDMTGPGTRMYLWFDEKGKKTRVAAPQYIDYVMTFTQKTVSDESIFPTKYANEFPSSFESIARKIVRLLFHVIAHLYAAHFREVALLGLHAHLNLTFAHLTAFHRRYNLIESKETEVLRDLEIALRLTDDPTAAVDKDSSASIVSTTVSSSSSSSTGATNANSNSNHNATICSSSSNSSTASSSPPLLLPGSATNQATGGGAGAHTNNACSSSSSPNIGRCAENNNSSSSDNVPPFGAGATLIDGDATAQPICKQPLESGGSSCVVNSCSNHHHPPGSGAGGNPILGGKDQQQHHHHQHMMMQSSCGGSGSSTGSVGVVGCGVGYSVVAGSGGGGGGGTGAGGAGSASAANAQPTA; from the exons AAAGGCCCGGCGCAAGGAACGAGACGGCGATTCAAACCAGGGCGACACAAAGCTTTACCTTGAGGAGGGACTGTTAGAGCGGAAGCTACCGGATGCCGATCTGCGGTTACTAGTCGATCTGCCCGCCGGCCTGGACTACAATGAGTGGCTTGCATCGCACA CCCTTGCGCTGTTCGAGCACGTTAACCTAGTGTACGGTACCATCAGTGAATTCTGCACCACATCCGGCTGTCCTGATATGACCGGTCCAGGAACGAG GATGTACCTTTGGTTCGATGAAAAGGGCAAGAAGACGCGCGTGGCGGCACCACAGTACATCGACTACGTGATGACGTTCACTCAGAAGACGGTCAGCGATGAGTCGATCTTTCCCACCAAATACGCCAACGAGTTCCCCAGCTCGTTCGAAAGCATCGCACGCAAAATCGTCCGCCTGCTGTTTCACGTGATCGCGCACCTGTACGCGGCGCACTTCCGCGAGGTCGCTCTGCTCGGGCTGCACGCCCACCTTAACCTCACCTTCGCCCATCTGACCGCGTTCCATAG GCGATACAATCTGATAGAATCCAAAGAAACGGAAGTCCTGCGCGATCTGGAGATTGCGCTCCGCCTCACCGACGAtccgacggcggcggtggacaAGGACAGTAGTGCCTCGATCGTGTCGACCACGgtttcgtcgtcctcgtcgtcctcaaCTGGGGCGACCAATgctaacagcaacagcaaccacaatgCGACGATCTGTTCGTCCTCGTCCAACTCCTCGACCGCTTCCTCTTCGCCACCGTTGCTTCTACCGGGCTcggccaccaaccaagcgaccggtggtggtgccggtgcccaCACGAACAACGcgtgttcctcctcctcgtccccCAACATTGGCCGCTGTGCGGAGAACAataatagcagcagtagtgatAACGTGCCGCCGTTCGGTGCCGGAGCAACCCTCATCGATGGTGACGCGACGGCGCAACCAATCTGCAAGCAACCGCTCGAGTCGGGTGGCAGTAGCTGCGTTGTAAATAGTTGTAgtaatcaccaccacccgccaggcagcggtgccggtggcaatCCAATTCTCGGCGgaaaggatcagcagcagcaccaccatcaccagcatatGATGATGCAATCGTCgtgcggtggcagtggcagtagtacGGGCAGTGTTGGTGTCGTCGGTTGTGGCGTTGGCTATAGTGTGGTtgccggtagtggtggtggaggtggtggcggtaccgGTGCAGGAGGTGCTGGAAGTGCAAGTGCCGCCAACGCGCAGCCAACGGCATAG